TGCTCGCCCGACTCGGTGAGCGTCGTCACGAGGCCGCCCGGTCGGAGGAACCGATCTTCGAGGATTTCGGCGACCTCGGCGGCCTGCTCGGCGCTCGCCATCCCGGTGAACAGCGGCACCGCGGCCGCGAGCGTCCACGCGTCGCTTTGCTCGCCCTCGGCCCAGGCGTGATCGAAGTAGAACCCCGCCTCGGCGTCCCAGCAGTACCGATCGACCAGCGCCCGGCGTTCCATCGCGCGCTCGCGGTACTCCTCCGCCCGGTCGGCGTCGCCGGCCCGCTCGTGCCAGCCCGCCAGCGAGTACTCCATCCCGTAGAGGAAGGCGTTCAGGTCGACGGGGACCAGCCCCGTGGTGCGGATCGTCTCCATCCCCCCGCCGGCGAACCAGCGGCTGCTGAAGTCCCAGCCCGACTCGCAGGCCGCCCGCACGTCGCGGTACAGCTCCTCGGGCTCCCGGTCCGCGACCGCGGCGAGTTCGACGTCCTCGCGGTAGGACTCGACGCGAGGGCTCGGGTCGTCGTCCCAGTAGCGGTTGAGGACGCCCCCTTCGACGCCGACGACCCGGCGGTGGGCGTCGCCCGCACCGACCTCGGCGGCGCCGTCCATCCAGAAGTCGTACTCGCGTTCGAGCGCAGGGAGATGTTCGACGACTGCCTCGGGACCGCGCCTGTGCGCGAGCAGGTCGAGCACCCGGTGGAACAGCGGCGGGTTCGACCGGCTGGTGTAGTAGATCCGCCCGCCGTTCGGAACGAAGCCGAAGCGCTCGATCAGCGACGCGAAGTTCGCGGCGAGTTCCGCTATCAGGTCGAACCGACCCGTGACCGCGAGCCCCTCGGCGGCGAAGTAGCTGTCCCAGTAGTAGATCTCCCGGAAGCGTCCGCCGGGGATCACGCTCCGGTGCGGGAGTTCGAGGATCGTCTCGCCAGCGCGCGTCTGGACCGGATCGCGGATCAGGTGGTCCCACAGCTCGTCGATGTACCACTCCATCGAGACCGTCGTGGGGTCGCCCCCCGTGACGGGGTCCTCGGGGAGGACGAAGTGGTTCCTGACGAACCGTTCGAGGTCGAAATCGCCCCGACGGAACCGGTCGTCGATCACGTCGGGGTCGGTGGCGGGCACGCAGTCGACGAGCGTCTTCGAGTCGGGGAAGACGCCCTCCTGCTGGACCATCTCGAAGAGGGGACCGTCGAGTTGAGGATAGGAGGCATGAGATGGCATGGTTGGGGTTAATACGGGAGGCCGTTTTGTGTCTGTCGACTCTCCCTCGATCCTCCCGATCGGATCGGTAGTGATCCGTTCGGCCGTCGGCGGGTGCTACCCCGAGTCGCCGAGCAGCCCCTTCATGACGAACCCGTCGACCGCGTCCGTGACCGGCAACCCGCGCAGGTCGCCCTCGGCGTCGCGGTAGTCGTAGGCCGCGTCGTCGGGATCGAACCCGCCGAACACCCGGATCGACCCCCCCTCGCCGGCCCGCGCGAACGCCCCCCAGCCCTCGCGGTCGAACGCGACCGCCACCTCGTCGCCGTCGCGCTCGGCCCGCCGGGCGTCGTAGCGATCGCCCCCGGGGGTCAGCGCGTAGAAGCTCCCCCCGTGGATCGACTTGGCCCGATCGGGGATCGGGAACCGGACGACGAACTCGTCGTCGACCAGCGAGCGGTCGGTCGCCGCGCCGACCTCGGCGTCGACCCGGAGGATGCGGTTCTCGATCCGCGGGGCGACCCGACCCCGGCGCTCGACGTACTCCATGACGGCGGGTCCGAGCCCCGAGTCGGTCTCTCGAAGGACGTCGTTGTCCCGGAACGACTCGTAGCCCAGCGCGGTGTCCTTGACGTAGCCCGTCGTTCCGACGGTGTAGGTCCCCTCGGGGTCGAGTTCCTCGCCCGCCACGTAGACCTCGCCGACCGAGGCCTCCTCGTGGCCGCTCCACTCGTAGCTCAGCCCGCCGACCTGCTGGCGCTGGCGCGCGCCGAAGGGGTCCTCGGGGAGGTAGTCGATCCGGCCCTCGAGGGCCGAGCGGACCTCCTCGCCGGTCGCCTCGAAGGCGACCAGCGTGTCGGTAAAGGGCATGATCCGCAGGACGTCGTGCGCCGTCAACGTCCCCGGCCCGTAGGTGTTGTCCGTCCTGATTCGGCCGGCGGTCTGGAGGGCGATCTCGGTGTCCATCGTCTCGCGGATCGCGTCGGTGATGAGGTTGCCAAGGCGGCTCTCGCGGCCGTTGCTGGTCGTCCCCGAGGCGTCGAGTTCGACCGCCGTCTCGCCGACCTCGCGGGAGAGTTCCTCGTGGAGGTCGGCGTACTGGACGCGCATCCGGGCGTCGAACGCGGGGTCGGGTTCGACGCTCTCGTCGAGGTCGATGCGCTCCCACTCGACGAGGTCGCCCGCCGAATCCAGCGTCATCACGCCCAGGTGGGCGTAGGCGTAGCCGATCTCGCTGATGACCGTCCCGTGGTGGATCTCGGCCTCGTCGAACGTGATGTGCGAGTGCGAGCCGAAGATCGCATCGAGGCCGTCGACCGCCTCGGCGATCTCGTAGTGGGTGTCGTGGGCGACGTGCGAGGCCAGCACGATCACGTCCGCGCCCTCGGCTTCGAGACACTCGACCATCTCCTTCGCGGTCTCGACGGGGTCGCGCGCCTCGTACTCCTCGGGGTAGTTGGTGATGTTGTGGAATCCGCGGACGACGACGTTGAACACGCCGAGGGTGACGTCGCCGACATCGATCGTGATCCAGCGCTCGGTGCCCGGGATGGGATCGCCCTCCGGGGTGAACAGCGCGGAGTTGATCCAGGGGAACTCGCTGGACTCGAAGCGCTCGGTCGCGGTCTCGACGCCGTAGTCGAAGTCGTGGTTGCCCACGCCCGCGGCGGCGATGTTGAGTTCGTTCATGAACGCCACGTTGTGGGTCCCCTTCGTGAAAAACGAGACCGGCGAGGAGCCCAGTTCGTCGCCGCTGGTGAGGAAGACGGCGTCGTCGTGGGCGGCGAGTTGCTCGTCGATGACCGTCCGGTAGCGGGCGATGTTCGGCCCGTCGAGTCGGCCGATCCCGCTGTGGGTGTGGAGGTCGTGGACGATGGTGACCGTATCCTCGTCCCCGTCCGCCGCCCCGCGTCCCGCGAGCGCCGACCCCGCGAGGCCGGCGGCCGCCGCGCCCAGCACGGTCCGCCGGCTGGTCCGACCGCGCTTGCTGATCGTGCTGCGCTCGCGGGCGGGTTCGCCCCTTGTGGGTGCGTCCCGCTCGCACCCGCAGTCGTGGGACATCACCCCCACCAACGATCGCACGCTACTAGTATCTAGTACTTTCAGACGCCCGATTCTATGAGGCGTGCTACCACGATCCGAACTCGTCGTTCGGTTCGATCAGTACAGGACGTGTTCGGTGTCGTACGACCCGAGCCAGCGCGCCCACCCCTTCTGTGCGATCGACTCGATGCGCTCGAACGCCCGCTCGGTCCGTCCCTCGTACATGCCCGCCTCGCAGTCGATGTGAAAGAGGTAGTCCCCGAGGCGCTCGCCGCTGGGGCGCGATTCGATCCGCGAGAGGTTGATGTCCTCGTCGGCGAACGCCTCGAGCAGTTCGAGCAGGAGCCCGGGGTAGTTCATGCTCGGGTAGACGATAAAGGAGGACTTCCCGCCCGCCGCGGTGCGCTCGGCGGGCGGCGCGACGACGAGAAAGCGCGTGGCGTTCGAGTCCCGGTCCTGGATGTCCTCGGCGAGGATCCGCAGTTCGGTTCCGTTGCTCGAATTCTCGGGGTGGCCGATCGCCGCGACCGTGGGGTCCTCGCGGGCGAGTTCGACCCCGCGGGCGGTGCTCGCGACCGGTTCGAGGTCGGCGTCGGGGTACTCCCGGTCGAGGAACTCCCGGCACTGCGCGAGCGCCTGCGAGTGGCTCGCGACGGTCGAGAACTCCCCGTCCTGGGCGAGCAGCGCGTGGCGGATCGGCGTGACGATCTCCCGGACGACGCCGACCTCGTACTCGGCGAGCGCGTCGAGGCTCTCGGTGACGCTGCCCTCGATGCTGTTCTCGATGGGGATCACGCCCCGGTCCGCCCGGCCGGTCGCGACCGCCTCGACGATCCCCGTGACCGATTCGCGGAACTCGACGTCCCCGGCGACGGCGCCCGCCGCCCGGTGTGAGTACGTCCCGGCCGGTCCCAGCGTGACTGCTCTCATCGGGAGCGGGTTTCGCGGTCAGCGCCAAAAGGCCTCGGGTGGCGGCCCCCGTCCGAGCGCTTACGTCGGTGGGGCACGGCCTCGTGGGTATGGCGGAGTTCACCGACGCGACGCGGCGCTCGCTGCTGACGGCGACGGCGGGGCTGGCGCTCCCGCTCGCGGGCTGTCTCAGCGGCGACGAGGACCAACGACGGCCCGAGGAGGGCGAGGCCGCGGAGATCGAACCGGGCGGCGAGTTCGCGGTCGGGCTGCCGGGCGAACCCGAGGCGCTGAACCCGCTGACGGCGAGTTCGGCCCACACGAACGCGCTGCTCGACCTGCTCTACCAGCCGGGCGTCGTCGTCGAACCCGTGGGGTTCGAGGCGATGCCGTGGGTCTTCACCGACTGGACCGCCCGGGAGACCGACGGCGGAATGGAGGTGGACTTCAGCGTCCGCGAGGACCTCCGGTGGACCGACGGCGAGCCCCTGACCGTCGAGGACGTCCGCTTCACCTACGAGTACTACGTCGACCGGGGGCCTGAGCGGTTCTTCGCCGCGGTCGACCCCATCGAGTCGGTCCGGGAGGCAAACGGCGAGCACGACCTCACGCTCGCGCTCGACCGCGTCGTCGGCTCCTACGAGGTCGAACAGCTCTCGCTTCGGTTGCTGCCCGAACACGTCTGGCACGACGTCGAGGACCACGCTGCCCACGACCCCGAGGAACCGGTCGGCCTCGGCCCGGGCCGACTCGCCGCCGGTTCCGGTACGGAACTCGCGGTCGCCCTCGAAGCGGAGTGGCCGCTCGCCGCCCAGGGGTGGGTCGAGGACCACGACCTGCTGCTGGCGGGCGGCCCCTACCTCGATTCGATCCGGTTTCGGGTCCTCGAGACCGACGCCGCGGCCCACCGGGAGCTCCTGAACGGCGGGATCGACGCGATGTACGCGAGCGCGTTCGACGCCACGCGGGCCCGCGAGATCCACGACCGCGAGGAACTCGGCCTGGTCGAGGGGCGCGACGACGGCTACGCCCACTACACCCTCAACCTGCGGCGGCCGCCCCTCGACGACCAGGCGTTCAGACAGGCCCTGAGCATGGCGATGGACCGCCGCCAGTGGGTCGACGAGATCGCGCTGGGCTACGCCGTCCCCGGGAGCGTCGTCGTCCCGCCGGCGTTCGAGCACCTCCGTCCCGAGACGGCGGTCGGCGAGTCCGTCCAGCAACGCCCCGACGAGGCGGCCCCCGGCGCGACCCGGGCGCTGTGGTTCCGCGAGGCCGAGGGCGGCGGCCTCGACGTCGAGGCCGTCCGCGGTTTTCTCGAACGCGGCGCGGTCGTCTCCGGTTCCGGGGGCACCTACGCCGGACGCGAGTACCCCGGCAGCCTGAGCGACTTCGGCGAGACCGCCCGGACCGAGGCGGCCTACGACTACACGTTCGAGGAGGTCCGGTCGGACGTCCTCGAGGAGAACGGGATCGACCGCGAACTGTACGTCGACGGACGGACCGTCGAGGAGGTCCACGACGGCCCCCTCACGGTGCTCGCCCCGCCGGCCGACGAGCGCCCGCGGGTCCTCGAGTTCACCCGGGGCTACGTTCGGTCCCTCCGCCGATTGGGCGTCCCGACCGAACTGGCGGTCCTCCCCGCGAACTCGATCGCCGACCGGGCGTACCTCGACGCCGACTTCGACGTCTATCCGGGGGACTGGTCCGCCCTCTCGCCACACGGGACCTCGCTGTACGACCTCTTTCACAGCGACAACGCCCACGCCGAGGGGTCGGGGTCCACCTTCGCGTACAACGCCGCGGGCTACGGGCTCGACGGGTCGGCGGGGGCCGACGACGCCATCGCCGCGGCCCGCGCCGAACCCGACCGGGAGCGGCGAAACGAACTCGTCCGCGAGGTCGCAGAACGCATCTACCTCGAGGCGCCGACGCTCGTCCGCTCGTACCGGATCGAACAGTGGCCGGTCGATACGGCCGACTTCGCGGGCTTTCTGCCCGACGTTCCCGGCGTCGGGAGTTCGAACCTCTGGATGCAGTCGCTGAACGTCCACCGGCGATAGACCGATACGACCGCCAGGGGCGTCGGTTCCCTCCCGCCGAAAGACCACTGCCCGAGACGTGGGCTCTCGGGATCGGCTCGCGCTCGCGGCCATCCAGCCGCTCGTGTTCTCCCTCCTCTACCGGCGCCGATCCGAATCCACCGAATCCGGGCCGATGGTCCCCCACTCGGTATCCGGTACCACAGGGCTATCTCGCAGGGCCTCCAACCTCTAGGTCACTATGAACGAGAGCACCATCGTCCAGACCCGAATACCCGCGGATCGGTTCCTCCTGGCCGAGACGATGGCACGGGGACCCGATCTGGTGTACGAGGCCGAGCCGTTCGTCCTCTCGGACAGCGACCTCTTCCCGTACCTCTGGGTCCGGAACCACACGGACGTGGACTTCGAGGTCCACGCCGAGGGCGACCCCACCGTTCGCGCCGTCGAACGACTCGCGGCGTTCGATCACGAGATCCTCTACCGGGTTCATTGGAACCGACACGGGGGAGTCGGGGCCGCGGTGGAGGCGATCGTGGACGAGCCCTCGGCGGTGCTTCAGGCGTCCGGTCGGGACGGCGAGTGGGAGGTCAAACTCCGGTTCGATTCCAAGGCGGCCGCGTCGGCGTTCCACGACGCGTGCGCCGCCACCGACGTCAGGCTCCATATCTCGCAGGTGCACCGCGAGGACGGGCCGCGTACCAGCCAGTGGAGCCTGACCACCGGGCAACGCCAGGCGCTCGTTACGGCCCTCGAGATGGGCTACTTCGACGTCCCGCGGGGGGCGACCGCAGAGGAGGTCAGCGACGCGCTCGGGATCTCCGATGCCGCCCTCTCCCAGCGGCTGCGGCGAGCCACGACGAACCTCGTTTCGAACACGATCACGATCGGCGGGCCGACCGGGGTCGGCCATCCCGACGCGGCGGCCGACGAGCGAGCGGGTGGCTCGTGACGGTTCTCCGGACTACCGGTTGAGCGTGTGGATCGCGTGGCCCAGCGCGTTCTCGGCGGCCTCGTGGACCGCCTCCGAGAGCGTCGGATGGGTGTGGATCGTCGCCGCCACGTCCTCGAGGGTCGCTCCGAGTTCGATCGCCAGCCCGACCTCGGCGATCAACTCGGAGGCCTCGGGGCCGACGATCTGGCCCCCGAGGACGAACCCGCTCTCGGCGTCGGCGACGACCCGGACGAACCCGTCGGTGTGGCCCGTCGTGAGCGCCCGCCCGCTGGCGCGAAACGGCATCTGGCCGACCGCGGGTTCGAAGCCCGCTTCTTCGGCTTCGGTCTCGGTCATTCCCACCGTTCCGATCTCGGGCTCGGTAAAGACGGCCGCCGGTACCGCCTGGTAGTCCAGCGCGCTCGGCTCGCCCGCGATCACCTCCGCGGCGACCTGTCCCTCTTTCATTCCCTTGTGGGCGAGCATCGGCTCGCCGGCGACGTCGCCGACCGCGAAGACGTGCTCGAGATCCGTCCGCGCGCGGTCGTCGGTCGCAAGGAAGCCGCCCTCGTCGGGTTCGAGCCCGATGGCCTCCAGATTGAGGGTGTCCGTCACCGGCTGGCGACCGACGGCCACGAGCGCCTTCTCGCAGGCGTAGCTGGTCTCCTCTCCGTCCTCCGTTTCGGTGGTGACGCTCATCCCGTTCCCCGTCTCCTCCCACCCGCTTGCGGCCTCGCCGAGGCGGATCTCCACGCCGAGGTCCTCCATGGTGTCGACGACGGGTTTCGCGAGGTCGTCGGCGTAGCCCGTCAGCGCCTCCTCGAGCATTTCTACTACTGTCACGTCGGTGCCGAGCTTCGCGAACACACCTGCTAATTCCATCCCGATGTAGCCCGCGCCGACGATCACGAGTGAGTCGGGGACCGACTCCAGCGAGAGGGCGTCCCGGGAGCTCAGGACGTGCTCGCCGTCGAACTCGAAGCCGGGGATCTCGATCGGTCTCGAACCCGTCGCGACGATCGCGTGTTCGAACTCGATCGATTCCGACCCTTGGCCGTCGCCGCCGTGAGCGACCCGTGCCCTGTTCTCGCCGTCGAACTCCGCACGCCCTTCGACGAGGTTCACGCCGTTCGCCTTACACAGCTTCTCGACGCCGCCCGTCAGTTGGGAGACGACGCCCTCTTTCCACTCCATCATCCCGCCCATGTCGATGGCGGGGTCGGCGTGGATGCCCATCCCCTCTGCGTTTCCGGCCTCGTGGGCGACCCCCGTTGCCGTGATGAGCGCCTTCGAGGGGATGCAGCCGTGGTTCAGGCAGGTCCCGCCATACGCGTCCTTCTCGACGAGGGTCACGTCCAGATCGAGCTGTCCCGCCCGGATGGCGGCCACGTACCCGCCAGGGCCCGCGCCGATCACCAGTACGTCCGTGCCAGTTGCGATGTCTCCGACGACCATTGTTGTGTTACTCCAGCAGTAGCAGCGTTGGGTTCTCCAGGTACTCTATCACGCGGTTCGCGAACGCCGCGGCATCCGCGCCGTCGATCACGCGGTGGTCGATCGACAGCGACAGCGGCAGCGTGTGGGCGGCTTCCACCGATCCGTCCTCGACCACCGGCCGCTCGGCCAGTTCGCCCAGCCCCAGGATGGCGACCTCGGGGTGGTTGATGATCGGGGTGGCGTACTCGCCGCCGATCGCCCCGAAGTTCGTGATCGTGAACGTCCCGCCCTGCATCTCCTCCCGGGTTATCGAGCGCTCGCGGGCCTTCTGGGCCAGTTCGTTGACCTCCGAGGCGAGTTGCAGGATCCCCTTCTCGTCGACGTTTCTCACCACCGGCACCATCAGTCCGGCGTCGGTGGCGACGGCGATCCCGACGTTGTAGTAGCGCTTGACGACGATCTCCTCTGCCTCCTCGTCGAGGGCGGCGTTCATCTCGGGGAACTCGCGCAGGGCGGCGACCAGCGCCTTCATCACGAACGGCACGTAGGTCAGGCGAACGCCCCGCTCCTCGGCGCGGGCTCTGAGGTCCGCACGCGTCCCGACCAGCCCCTCCACCTCGGCGGTGTCGTGGTGGGTGACGTGGGGCGCGGTGAACTTCGAGTTCGCCATCTGTCGGCCGATCGTCCGGCGGATCCCGCGGTAGGGGACGCGCTCCTCGCGCTCCTCGCGTTCGCTCGGCTCCTCGGCGGCGACCGCCTCGGCGTCGGCGACCTGCGCCGCCCGTTGGGCCTCGGCGTATTCTCGCACGGCCTCCGGCGTGACGAACGCCTCGCCGTCGCGTTCCTCGCTCGCGGGCACCCGGTTCAGGTCGATCCCCTCCTCCTCGGCGAGCCTTCGGGTCGCGGGCGCGGCCAGCGTCCGCTCGCGGTCGGCGGCTTCGAGGTCGGCGGTGCCGGATGCCGGCTCGCCGCCCGACTCGTCCTCGCCGGCTTTTCGCGTGGCCGACTTGAGTCCCTCGTCGAGCCGTTTCGGTCCCTCCGCGTCCGTCTCGTCTCCCCCTTCCGCGGCCTCGCGCACGTCGCGTTCGGTGATCCGGCCGCCCGGTCCCGACCCGGAGACGCTCGCGATGTCGACGCCGAGTTCGCGGGCGAGTCGGCGGACGTTCGGCGGGGCGAAAGTCCGTCCTGCGGGCGTTTCGACTTCGTCGCTCTCCCCGTCGCCGATGTCCGCGGGCTCCTCGCCCACCTGCTCTTGGGACGCCGTCGGCTCCTCGGTGTCGGCGCTCCCGGTCGTCTCTTCTCCGTCCTCGCCCTCGACCGCGAAGGTGATGATGACGGTCCCGACGGGGACGACCTCGCCCTCGTCGGCGCGGATCTCCTTTACCGATCCGTTGACTGGCGAGGGCACTTCGACCACTGCTTTGTCGGTTTCGACCTCCGCGACGGGCTGGTCTTCCGTGACCTCGTCGCCCTCCGAGACCAGCCACCGGACGATCTCACCCTCCGCGACGCCCTCGCCCACGTCGGGCAGTTTGAACTCGCGGACCATCAGAACTCGATGGCCTCCCTGATGCCCTCCTCGATGCGGGTGGACTCGGGCAGGTAGTAGTCCTCGAGCGCGTACAGGGGAAACGGTGTGTCGAACCCGGTGATGCGCTTGACGGGCGCTTCCTGATAGACCAGCGCCTCCTCCTGAATCGTGGCGGCGATCTCCGCACCCAATCCCGCTGTTTTGGGCGCTTCGTGGACCACCGCGGCGCGTCCGGTCTTCCTGAACGACTCGACGATCGCCTCCTCGTCGAGCGGCGAGAGGGTGCGTAGATCGACCACCTCGACGTCGATCTCCCCCTCCAGATTCTCGGCGGCGTCGAGGGTCGCTCGGGTCATCGCGCCCCACGTGAACACCGAGACGTCCGAGCCTTCGCGCCGAACCGCCGCCTCGCCGAGGGGCACCTCGTAGGACTCGTCGGGGACCTCTTCCCTGAATGCCCGGTAGATGAGTTTGGGCTCGAGGAACACGACGGGGTCGGGGTCGCGGATCGCGCTCGTGAGCAGGCCCTTCGTGTCGTACGGCGTGCTTGGGACCACCACCTTGAGGCCGGGTTCGTGGACGTAGAAGGCCTCCTTCGACTCGGAGTGGTGTTCGGGCGCGCGGATCCCGCCGCCGTAGGGCGCACGGAGGGTCATCGGACAGGTGTACCGCCCGCGCGAGCGCGTCCGGAGGCGGCCCATGTGCGAGACGATCTGGTCGAACGCGGGGTACATGAACCCCGAGAACTGGATCTCG
The sequence above is drawn from the Halalkalicoccus sp. NIPERK01 genome and encodes:
- the treF gene encoding alpha,alpha-trehalase TreF produces the protein MPSHASYPQLDGPLFEMVQQEGVFPDSKTLVDCVPATDPDVIDDRFRRGDFDLERFVRNHFVLPEDPVTGGDPTTVSMEWYIDELWDHLIRDPVQTRAGETILELPHRSVIPGGRFREIYYWDSYFAAEGLAVTGRFDLIAELAANFASLIERFGFVPNGGRIYYTSRSNPPLFHRVLDLLAHRRGPEAVVEHLPALEREYDFWMDGAAEVGAGDAHRRVVGVEGGVLNRYWDDDPSPRVESYREDVELAAVADREPEELYRDVRAACESGWDFSSRWFAGGGMETIRTTGLVPVDLNAFLYGMEYSLAGWHERAGDADRAEEYRERAMERRALVDRYCWDAEAGFYFDHAWAEGEQSDAWTLAAAVPLFTGMASAEQAAEVAEILEDRFLRPGGLVTTLTESGEQWDAPNGWAPLQWMAVVGLAGYGHEELATRIAGRWLDLNRAVFDRTGQMLEKYDVTGGTGEGLGGEYPLQYGFGWTNGVALALPRLFY
- a CDS encoding bifunctional UDP-sugar hydrolase/5'-nucleotidase, with product MSHDCGCERDAPTRGEPARERSTISKRGRTSRRTVLGAAAAGLAGSALAGRGAADGDEDTVTIVHDLHTHSGIGRLDGPNIARYRTVIDEQLAAHDDAVFLTSGDELGSSPVSFFTKGTHNVAFMNELNIAAAGVGNHDFDYGVETATERFESSEFPWINSALFTPEGDPIPGTERWITIDVGDVTLGVFNVVVRGFHNITNYPEEYEARDPVETAKEMVECLEAEGADVIVLASHVAHDTHYEIAEAVDGLDAIFGSHSHITFDEAEIHHGTVISEIGYAYAHLGVMTLDSAGDLVEWERIDLDESVEPDPAFDARMRVQYADLHEELSREVGETAVELDASGTTSNGRESRLGNLITDAIRETMDTEIALQTAGRIRTDNTYGPGTLTAHDVLRIMPFTDTLVAFEATGEEVRSALEGRIDYLPEDPFGARQRQQVGGLSYEWSGHEEASVGEVYVAGEELDPEGTYTVGTTGYVKDTALGYESFRDNDVLRETDSGLGPAVMEYVERRGRVAPRIENRILRVDAEVGAATDRSLVDDEFVVRFPIPDRAKSIHGGSFYALTPGGDRYDARRAERDGDEVAVAFDREGWGAFARAGEGGSIRVFGGFDPDDAAYDYRDAEGDLRGLPVTDAVDGFVMKGLLGDSG
- the pheA gene encoding prephenate dehydratase; amino-acid sequence: MRAVTLGPAGTYSHRAAGAVAGDVEFRESVTGIVEAVATGRADRGVIPIENSIEGSVTESLDALAEYEVGVVREIVTPIRHALLAQDGEFSTVASHSQALAQCREFLDREYPDADLEPVASTARGVELAREDPTVAAIGHPENSSNGTELRILAEDIQDRDSNATRFLVVAPPAERTAAGGKSSFIVYPSMNYPGLLLELLEAFADEDINLSRIESRPSGERLGDYLFHIDCEAGMYEGRTERAFERIESIAQKGWARWLGSYDTEHVLY
- a CDS encoding ABC transporter substrate-binding protein, translated to MAEFTDATRRSLLTATAGLALPLAGCLSGDEDQRRPEEGEAAEIEPGGEFAVGLPGEPEALNPLTASSAHTNALLDLLYQPGVVVEPVGFEAMPWVFTDWTARETDGGMEVDFSVREDLRWTDGEPLTVEDVRFTYEYYVDRGPERFFAAVDPIESVREANGEHDLTLALDRVVGSYEVEQLSLRLLPEHVWHDVEDHAAHDPEEPVGLGPGRLAAGSGTELAVALEAEWPLAAQGWVEDHDLLLAGGPYLDSIRFRVLETDAAAHRELLNGGIDAMYASAFDATRAREIHDREELGLVEGRDDGYAHYTLNLRRPPLDDQAFRQALSMAMDRRQWVDEIALGYAVPGSVVVPPAFEHLRPETAVGESVQQRPDEAAPGATRALWFREAEGGGLDVEAVRGFLERGAVVSGSGGTYAGREYPGSLSDFGETARTEAAYDYTFEEVRSDVLEENGIDRELYVDGRTVEEVHDGPLTVLAPPADERPRVLEFTRGYVRSLRRLGVPTELAVLPANSIADRAYLDADFDVYPGDWSALSPHGTSLYDLFHSDNAHAEGSGSTFAYNAAGYGLDGSAGADDAIAAARAEPDRERRNELVREVAERIYLEAPTLVRSYRIEQWPVDTADFAGFLPDVPGVGSSNLWMQSLNVHRR
- a CDS encoding helix-turn-helix domain-containing protein, with the protein product MNESTIVQTRIPADRFLLAETMARGPDLVYEAEPFVLSDSDLFPYLWVRNHTDVDFEVHAEGDPTVRAVERLAAFDHEILYRVHWNRHGGVGAAVEAIVDEPSAVLQASGRDGEWEVKLRFDSKAAASAFHDACAATDVRLHISQVHREDGPRTSQWSLTTGQRQALVTALEMGYFDVPRGATAEEVSDALGISDAALSQRLRRATTNLVSNTITIGGPTGVGHPDAAADERAGGS
- the lpdA gene encoding dihydrolipoyl dehydrogenase produces the protein MVVGDIATGTDVLVIGAGPGGYVAAIRAGQLDLDVTLVEKDAYGGTCLNHGCIPSKALITATGVAHEAGNAEGMGIHADPAIDMGGMMEWKEGVVSQLTGGVEKLCKANGVNLVEGRAEFDGENRARVAHGGDGQGSESIEFEHAIVATGSRPIEIPGFEFDGEHVLSSRDALSLESVPDSLVIVGAGYIGMELAGVFAKLGTDVTVVEMLEEALTGYADDLAKPVVDTMEDLGVEIRLGEAASGWEETGNGMSVTTETEDGEETSYACEKALVAVGRQPVTDTLNLEAIGLEPDEGGFLATDDRARTDLEHVFAVGDVAGEPMLAHKGMKEGQVAAEVIAGEPSALDYQAVPAAVFTEPEIGTVGMTETEAEEAGFEPAVGQMPFRASGRALTTGHTDGFVRVVADAESGFVLGGQIVGPEASELIAEVGLAIELGATLEDVAATIHTHPTLSEAVHEAAENALGHAIHTLNR
- a CDS encoding 2-oxo acid dehydrogenase subunit E2, whose amino-acid sequence is MVREFKLPDVGEGVAEGEIVRWLVSEGDEVTEDQPVAEVETDKAVVEVPSPVNGSVKEIRADEGEVVPVGTVIITFAVEGEDGEETTGSADTEEPTASQEQVGEEPADIGDGESDEVETPAGRTFAPPNVRRLARELGVDIASVSGSGPGGRITERDVREAAEGGDETDAEGPKRLDEGLKSATRKAGEDESGGEPASGTADLEAADRERTLAAPATRRLAEEEGIDLNRVPASEERDGEAFVTPEAVREYAEAQRAAQVADAEAVAAEEPSEREEREERVPYRGIRRTIGRQMANSKFTAPHVTHHDTAEVEGLVGTRADLRARAEERGVRLTYVPFVMKALVAALREFPEMNAALDEEAEEIVVKRYYNVGIAVATDAGLMVPVVRNVDEKGILQLASEVNELAQKARERSITREEMQGGTFTITNFGAIGGEYATPIINHPEVAILGLGELAERPVVEDGSVEAAHTLPLSLSIDHRVIDGADAAAFANRVIEYLENPTLLLLE
- a CDS encoding alpha-ketoacid dehydrogenase subunit beta; this encodes MSETQNLTLVQAVRDGLATEMRADDDVLVMGEDVGKNGGVFRATEGLFDEFGEDRVIDTPLAESGIVGTAIGMAAYGLKPVPEIQFSGFMYPAFDQIVSHMGRLRTRSRGRYTCPMTLRAPYGGGIRAPEHHSESKEAFYVHEPGLKVVVPSTPYDTKGLLTSAIRDPDPVVFLEPKLIYRAFREEVPDESYEVPLGEAAVRREGSDVSVFTWGAMTRATLDAAENLEGEIDVEVVDLRTLSPLDEEAIVESFRKTGRAAVVHEAPKTAGLGAEIAATIQEEALVYQEAPVKRITGFDTPFPLYALEDYYLPESTRIEEGIREAIEF